Genomic segment of Truepera radiovictrix DSM 17093:
CTCGCGCCTGGTCCCCTACAAAAAGATCGACCTCATCGTCGAGGCGTTTTCGGCGCTCCCCGACCGGCGGCTCGTGGTGATCGGCGACGGCCCCGAGATGGCGAAGGTGCGGGCCAAAGCGGGACCCAACGTGCAGCTTCTAGGCTACCAACCCTTTTCGGTTCTGAAAGACCACCTGCAGCGCGCGCGCGCTTTTGTCTTCGCCGCCGAGGAGGACTTTGGTATCGTGCCGCTAGAGGCCCAAGCGTGCGGCACGCCGGTGATCGCCTACGGCAAGGGGGGGAGCCTCGAGACGGTGCGCGGCCCCGAGGCCGGCGAGGGGGCGACCGGGGTCTTTTTCGAGGCGCAGACGGTCGCCAGTTTGCAGGGGGCGGTGCGCGCCTTTGAAGCGCAGACCTTTTCGCCGGAGGCGGCGCGCGCGAACGCCGAACGCTTCTCCGTGGCGCGGTTTCAGGAGGCGTTTGGCAGCTTTGTCGCGGCGCGCTACCGCGCCTTTCACGGCGTCACCTAAGGTGCCTACCCCCCCCACCCCGACGCGACCACCCCCGACGGGCGAGGTGAGCTGGCTCTGGACCGGTCTGTGGGGCGCCGCGGCGCTGCCGCTCGCGCTCTACGGCGCGCTCTTTAGCGCTTCGCGCGCGGCGGTCGCGGGGCTCGTGGCGCAGTGCCTGCTGGTGGCCGCGCTCGGCTACCTGCGCCCCCCGACGCGCGCGGTGCGCTGGGGGCTGCTCGCTGCGCTCGCCCTCTTTCTCGCCGGTGGGCTTCTAGAGGGTGCGCTCGCGCGGGGCGTCTGGCTCTCGTCGGACAAGTCGGGGCTCGCCGAGAGCGTGTCGCAGCGCCTTTACGAACGCGTGTCGGGGGTGGGGCGGCGCAGCTGGCACACCGGCGCACACGAGGCGGCGACGCTCAGCTTCGAGGCTCGCCTCGCCGCCGGCCAAGCGGGGTGGGACTGGGCGCGCTCGCACCCCGGTTTTGAGCTCGAGCCCCTGCGCGACGCGGAGGGGGGCTTTACCCGCATCAGCGCGCCTGCGGGGGTGCGGGGCTACCTCATGCGCACCTTCGACCTCGGCCAGCCCCTCGGCGGCGAGCTCTTTCGCGTGGTGCTCGAGCTGCGCGACCCGAACGGCCCCCCGCGGCGCGCCCCCCGCCCCGCGATCGAACGCGGCGAGCCCGTCGGCGCGCGGCGCTGCCGCGGGGTGGCGCTCGCAGCGTGGGCGCCCGGGGGGGGCGGGCGCTGTTTGCCCGTCACCCTAGACCGCGAGTGGGCGCGTTACAGCCTCTCGTGGCGGGTGCCCGAGGGGGTCGCGTCGTCCGTGGTGCGGCTTTTTCTCTCCGACTTCGGCGGCAGCACCCTGGACGTGCGGCGGGTGCAGCTCTACTGGCACCGCCGCCCCGTCGGCCCCCTGATCCCCCAGGGGGCCGCGCTGCAGATCGCGTGGCCGGAGCGCCCCGAAGCGCACTCGGGGTACGCCTTCGTCCCCACCGAGGTGTGGGAGCGCCACGAACTGCCCCTGACGCGCGGCCCGGCGGGAGAGGGGGTGCTGACAGCCACCTTGCGCACCGGCAGCGGGCTCGTCGTCGAGACGCGCAACGTCGCACTCACCGCCCCCGACGGCACGCCCTTGCCGGCGGCGGCGAGCAGCCCGCGGCGGACGCTCGTCTTCGGCGACCCCAACCTCGCGGGGCACACCGCCGCCGCCCTCGGCCTCGCGCTGCTCAGCCTCGCGTCCCCCCCCCTGGCGCTCGCCGGCGCCCTTGCGAGCCTCCTCAGCGTCGCGCTTACGGGCAGCCGCGCCGCGTGGCTCGGCGTCCTCGTCGGGGTGCCGTGGCTTCTTTTGCTGGCGCTCGCCCGCGCGCGGCGCACCGGCGCCACCTGGACGCTCCTGGCGCCTTTGTGCGGCGCCGGAGCGCTGCTTCTGGTGACGGCTTGGGGCCCGCTCCAAGGGGGGGCGCGGCGGATCTTCAGCCTTCACGAGGTGACCGCGCGCAGCGACATCTGGGCGGCGGCTTGGGAGGCGCTGCGCAGCCACCCGCTCCGCGGCCTCGGGGCGGGCGGCTTCGCCGAGTTCTGGGCGCAGACGCGCGCCGGCGGCGAGGCGGTGCAGCACGCGCACAACGCCTGGCTCGAGCTCTCCGCCGCTTACGGGCTGTTCGGCGTGGCGGCGGCGCTCATCCTCCTGCTGGGGCTACCCTACGCGGCGTGGCGGCTGCAGGGGGGGCGCGGCGCGGCGCTCGTCGCGGGCGTTTTCGCGATGAACCTGCTTGACACCACCCTCTTCTACGCGGGGGTGCTGCTCCCCCTCGCGCTCGCCCTCACCGCCCACCCACCCCCTCGAGGGCTCGGCCACCGCAGCTTGCAGCGCCCCTCAGTAAATCGGGGCATAATCGGACCGGGGGGGCGCCCCGCGCGTCACCGCCCGACCGACACGCCATGACCCCGACACCGCCCCTTTCGACCCCACCCGTGACGCCGACCCGAGACCGCGCCCACGTACCGCTTTTAGCGGTTCTTGGCCGCGGGCTCACCTTCGCGCTCGGCCTCGGCTTTG
This window contains:
- a CDS encoding O-antigen ligase family protein — protein: MPTPPTPTRPPPTGEVSWLWTGLWGAAALPLALYGALFSASRAAVAGLVAQCLLVAALGYLRPPTRAVRWGLLAALALFLAGGLLEGALARGVWLSSDKSGLAESVSQRLYERVSGVGRRSWHTGAHEAATLSFEARLAAGQAGWDWARSHPGFELEPLRDAEGGFTRISAPAGVRGYLMRTFDLGQPLGGELFRVVLELRDPNGPPRRAPRPAIERGEPVGARRCRGVALAAWAPGGGGRCLPVTLDREWARYSLSWRVPEGVASSVVRLFLSDFGGSTLDVRRVQLYWHRRPVGPLIPQGAALQIAWPERPEAHSGYAFVPTEVWERHELPLTRGPAGEGVLTATLRTGSGLVVETRNVALTAPDGTPLPAAASSPRRTLVFGDPNLAGHTAAALGLALLSLASPPLALAGALASLLSVALTGSRAAWLGVLVGVPWLLLLALARARRTGATWTLLAPLCGAGALLLVTAWGPLQGGARRIFSLHEVTARSDIWAAAWEALRSHPLRGLGAGGFAEFWAQTRAGGEAVQHAHNAWLELSAAYGLFGVAAALILLLGLPYAAWRLQGGRGAALVAGVFAMNLLDTTLFYAGVLLPLALALTAHPPPRGLGHRSLQRPSVNRGIIGPGGRPARHRPTDTP